From the Flavobacterium galactosidilyticum genome, one window contains:
- a CDS encoding SusC/RagA family TonB-linked outer membrane protein has product MRLKFKWIFALLMAMSMQFSFAQEKTVSGVVSDQTGPIPGVNVVVKGTSNGVQTDFDGKYAIKAKTGDVLVFSFIGMNNSNVTVGASNTVSVKMTSDSQNLEEVVVVAYGKVKKSEYTGSVASIKAADIENRPLTNVLGGLDGATSGIQIQSSAGQPGSAPAIRIRGFSSINGSNTPLYIVDGVPYTGDISTINSSDVESLNVLKDASSTSLYGSKAANGVIIITTKTGKSTKDKFSLNVSTGLSSRSIPEYDRVNANQYYPLEWEALRNSRPMGTPVQMDAANLFATNNIAGLLVTNPFNVANNQIVGTDGKLNPNASLLYPEDLDWEKQLTRAGVRRNVDFSYQGKSETSNYFVSLNNLNEQGSILKSDYERTTARININSKFKEWFRTGLNLSGALTSSNQAVDGANNSSSFNNPFRTIRYMGPIYPVFDHNLDGSYLLNGAGERVYSTLRGPQASNGRNIIYETLNDSDSNESIALSARTFAEFKILKDFTFTTNYAIDKRSLNTSDYKNILIGDAQGVGGASKENFVTTGVTFNQLLEYSKSFNSHNFTVLLGHESFDYETNLVTGTKRGQVVNDNSELINFVTVTNLDSYSRNYSTEAYFSRLGYDYDGKYILSASIRRDGSSKFAKNNRWGNFWSFGAAWNISKENFLSEASWINDLRLRGSFGEVGNDSHISNAGLSFYVSQPTYALGYDNDSEGGIVANGIGAPNLKWEKNTQSDVAIEFAAFKNRFSGSVEYYNRKTDGLIFEVPNPLSLGLDNRVENIGSMFNSGIEVSLNATFVKTKDFSWNFNVNASTLKNEITALPQAEIINGTKKFSVGSSIYDYWLRDWYGVDATDGYALYKSDPAKIVAGDVEQRVVNGENVTTNHTKALYIYAGSAIPDLFGSFSNTFKYKGLELSLMFTYQLGGQTYDSNYASLMHTGSEYGSALSTDILNRWQKAGDVTNVPRLDVGRNTQSSAASDRWLVDSDYLSFRQANLSYNIPADLISRLGVDNVKFFVSGENLALYTKKKGMDPTQNFNGTTQNRFSPSRIVSLGLNINF; this is encoded by the coding sequence ATGAGATTAAAATTCAAATGGATTTTTGCGTTACTGATGGCGATGTCTATGCAGTTTTCTTTTGCACAAGAAAAAACTGTTTCGGGTGTTGTTTCAGATCAAACTGGTCCAATTCCAGGAGTAAATGTTGTTGTTAAGGGAACAAGTAATGGTGTTCAAACTGATTTTGATGGAAAATACGCTATCAAAGCAAAAACAGGTGATGTTCTAGTGTTCTCTTTTATAGGAATGAATAATTCAAATGTTACTGTAGGTGCTTCAAATACAGTAAGTGTTAAAATGACATCAGACTCTCAAAACCTTGAAGAAGTAGTTGTTGTTGCTTATGGTAAAGTTAAAAAGTCTGAATATACAGGTTCTGTTGCTTCAATAAAAGCTGCTGATATTGAAAACCGACCATTAACAAACGTTTTAGGAGGCTTAGACGGTGCCACTTCTGGTATTCAAATTCAAAGTTCAGCAGGTCAGCCAGGCTCAGCTCCAGCAATTAGAATTAGAGGCTTTAGCTCTATTAATGGATCTAATACTCCATTGTATATAGTAGATGGAGTTCCTTACACTGGTGATATTAGTACAATTAACAGTTCAGATGTTGAAAGTTTGAACGTGTTAAAAGATGCATCATCAACATCTTTATACGGATCTAAAGCTGCTAATGGTGTAATTATTATTACAACCAAAACGGGAAAATCTACAAAAGATAAATTTTCTTTAAACGTAAGTACAGGTTTATCTTCTCGTTCTATTCCAGAATATGATAGAGTAAATGCTAATCAATACTATCCATTAGAGTGGGAAGCTCTTAGGAATAGTAGGCCTATGGGTACACCAGTCCAGATGGATGCTGCAAATCTTTTTGCGACTAATAATATCGCTGGTTTACTAGTGACAAATCCTTTTAATGTTGCTAATAATCAAATTGTAGGAACTGATGGTAAGTTGAATCCTAATGCGTCTTTATTATATCCTGAAGATTTGGATTGGGAAAAACAGTTGACTAGAGCCGGTGTGAGAAGAAATGTTGATTTTTCTTATCAAGGTAAGTCGGAAACTTCTAATTATTTTGTTTCGTTAAATAACTTAAATGAACAAGGTAGTATTTTGAAATCTGATTACGAAAGAACAACTGCACGTATTAACATTAATTCAAAATTTAAAGAGTGGTTTAGAACAGGTTTAAATTTATCTGGAGCTCTTACAAGTTCTAATCAAGCTGTTGACGGAGCTAACAATTCCTCCTCTTTTAATAATCCTTTTAGAACAATTAGATACATGGGGCCAATTTATCCTGTGTTTGATCATAATCTTGATGGAAGCTATTTGTTAAACGGTGCTGGTGAAAGAGTGTATTCAACTTTGAGAGGACCTCAAGCCTCTAATGGACGTAATATTATTTACGAAACATTGAATGATAGTGACAGTAATGAGTCTATTGCTTTGTCAGCAAGAACTTTCGCTGAATTTAAAATTTTGAAAGATTTTACCTTCACTACAAATTATGCTATTGATAAAAGGTCACTTAATACATCAGATTATAAAAACATTCTAATAGGTGATGCGCAAGGAGTAGGTGGAGCTTCTAAAGAAAATTTTGTTACAACAGGAGTAACTTTTAATCAACTTTTAGAATATTCTAAATCTTTTAATTCACATAATTTTACTGTATTATTAGGTCATGAAAGTTTTGATTATGAGACAAATTTAGTTACTGGAACTAAAAGAGGACAGGTTGTGAATGATAACTCAGAATTAATTAATTTTGTAACTGTTACAAATTTAGATTCATATAGTAGAAATTATTCTACTGAAGCTTATTTCTCAAGACTTGGATATGATTACGATGGTAAATATATACTTTCAGCTTCTATCCGTAGAGATGGCTCATCAAAATTTGCTAAAAATAACCGTTGGGGTAATTTCTGGTCTTTTGGTGCAGCATGGAATATTAGTAAAGAAAATTTCTTATCTGAAGCTTCTTGGATTAATGACTTAAGACTTAGAGGTTCGTTTGGTGAAGTTGGTAATGATTCTCATATTAGTAATGCAGGTTTAAGTTTTTATGTTAGCCAACCAACTTACGCATTAGGATATGATAATGATTCTGAAGGAGGTATTGTCGCTAATGGTATTGGAGCGCCAAATTTAAAATGGGAAAAAAATACACAATCAGATGTTGCTATTGAATTTGCTGCCTTCAAAAATAGATTTAGCGGTTCTGTGGAATATTATAATCGTAAAACAGACGGTTTAATTTTTGAAGTTCCAAACCCTTTATCACTTGGCTTGGATAATAGAGTTGAAAATATCGGTTCGATGTTTAATAGTGGTATAGAGGTTTCTTTGAACGCTACATTTGTAAAAACGAAAGATTTCTCTTGGAATTTTAATGTGAATGCATCAACACTTAAAAATGAAATCACTGCATTGCCTCAAGCAGAAATTATCAATGGTACAAAGAAATTTTCAGTAGGAAGTTCAATATATGATTATTGGTTAAGAGATTGGTATGGTGTAGATGCTACAGATGGTTATGCTTTATACAAATCTGATCCAGCTAAAATTGTTGCAGGTGATGTAGAGCAACGCGTGGTAAACGGTGAGAATGTAACAACGAATCACACAAAAGCACTATACATTTATGCAGGTTCTGCCATTCCTGATTTGTTTGGAAGTTTCTCAAATACATTTAAGTATAAAGGATTAGAATTGAGTCTTATGTTTACTTATCAGTTGGGCGGACAAACATATGATAGTAATTATGCTTCTTTGATGCATACTGGAAGTGAGTATGGTTCTGCTTTAAGTACAGACATCTTAAATAGGTGGCAAAAAGCAGGTGATGTAACAAACGTTCCTAGATTAGATGTTGGTAGAAATACGCAGTCATCAGCAGCATCTGACAGATGGTTAGTTGATTCTGATTATTTATCGTTTAGACAAGCGAACTTATCTTACAACATACCAGCAGATTTGATTTCGAGATTGGGTGTAGATAATGTTAAATTCTTTGTAAGTGGTGAAAATTTAGCATTGTACACAAAGAAAAAAGGAATGGATCCAACTCAAAACTTTAATGGTACTACTCAGAACAGATTTTCTCCTTCAAGGATTGTTTCTTTAGGCCTTAATATAAACTTTTAA
- a CDS encoding RagB/SusD family nutrient uptake outer membrane protein, translating to MKINISKYIIAGCSMILLGSCSSDFLEQSPTEFISEGAATADTKALFLSLNGIHRSMYIRYEDQGQTGVGGIMQQMDIAGEDLVYTASNLWYRSVYDWTAASNENSAEIRFPYRTFYQIIRNSNAIINNADAAKGPQEDKNVTKGQALLYRAFSHFQLVQIYAKRYVNGAPNTQDGVPLVLTTQDIVGRSSVEDVYKQINADIDEAIDLLKGYKKPNNSHLDSGVAHGLKARVNLVQGNWGIAADNASKARAGKNLMTIAEYTSGFNNYANQEWMWGSHIVELQTAYFANFGGYMSRNFSSTVIRACPKAINSKLYDLIPTTDVRAAIFSKTGQHPNIVLVSNAQKFPYTSQKFLSVSTGDSRCDVPYMRAAEMYLIEAEAKARLGATDAAQVLFDFVKKRNPSYVLSTKTGQALADEVMFQRRIELWGEGFRFMDLKRTNSALDRSGANHNSIYTGNVTTVPANDKRWQWLIPRSEINANPLVKQNDL from the coding sequence ATGAAAATTAATATTTCAAAATACATAATCGCGGGTTGCTCGATGATCTTATTAGGATCGTGTTCAAGCGATTTTCTTGAGCAATCTCCCACTGAATTTATCAGTGAAGGTGCTGCAACTGCAGACACTAAAGCGTTGTTTTTATCTTTGAACGGAATACATCGCTCGATGTATATAAGATATGAGGATCAAGGGCAAACAGGTGTAGGTGGTATTATGCAACAAATGGATATTGCAGGTGAAGATTTAGTTTACACTGCATCAAATTTATGGTATAGAAGTGTTTATGACTGGACTGCAGCTTCAAATGAGAATTCTGCTGAGATAAGATTTCCTTACAGAACGTTTTACCAAATTATCAGAAACTCAAATGCTATAATTAATAATGCAGATGCTGCTAAAGGACCTCAAGAAGATAAGAATGTGACAAAAGGACAAGCTCTTTTGTATAGAGCGTTCAGTCACTTCCAATTGGTTCAAATTTACGCTAAAAGATATGTAAATGGCGCGCCTAATACTCAAGATGGTGTACCACTTGTTTTGACAACTCAAGATATAGTGGGTAGATCTTCAGTTGAAGATGTTTACAAGCAAATAAACGCTGATATCGATGAAGCTATCGATTTGTTAAAGGGATATAAAAAGCCTAATAATTCTCATTTAGATTCAGGAGTGGCTCATGGATTAAAAGCTCGTGTTAATTTAGTACAAGGAAATTGGGGGATTGCTGCTGATAATGCAAGTAAAGCTAGAGCAGGAAAAAATTTAATGACAATTGCTGAGTACACTAGCGGATTTAATAATTATGCCAATCAAGAATGGATGTGGGGAAGTCATATTGTAGAATTACAAACTGCCTATTTTGCAAACTTTGGAGGATACATGTCTCGTAACTTTAGTTCGACTGTTATTAGAGCTTGTCCTAAAGCAATTAACAGTAAATTGTATGATTTGATTCCTACAACTGATGTTCGTGCTGCTATTTTTAGTAAAACTGGTCAACATCCAAACATTGTATTGGTTTCTAATGCGCAAAAATTTCCTTACACGAGTCAAAAGTTTTTGTCTGTAAGTACGGGTGATAGTCGTTGTGACGTGCCTTATATGCGTGCTGCTGAAATGTATTTGATAGAAGCTGAGGCTAAAGCTAGATTGGGTGCTACTGATGCAGCGCAAGTTCTTTTTGATTTTGTCAAAAAAAGAAATCCTTCCTACGTACTATCTACTAAAACTGGTCAAGCATTGGCTGATGAAGTTATGTTTCAAAGAAGAATTGAACTATGGGGAGAAGGATTTAGGTTTATGGACTTAAAAAGAACAAATTCCGCTTTAGACAGAAGTGGCGCAAATCATAATTCAATTTACACTGGAAATGTTACAACTGTGCCAGCAAATGATAAAAGATGGCAATGGCTAATACCAAGAAGTGAAATTAATGCAAATCCTTTAGTCAAACAAAACGATTTATAG
- a CDS encoding ABC transporter permease encodes MNHLEQKNTTWLFEITPKNKFFSLNLNEVWQYRDLLLLFVKRDIVTVYKQTVLGPLWYLIQPLFTSITFTIIFNNLAGINTGTVPPFLFNLAGITVWNYFTACLTGTSNTFGANAGIFGKVYFPRIIVPISIVISNLLKFGIQFGIFIAFYLFYYFQGAAISLNGLVVFFPLLILVMGILGLGLGMFISSLVTKYRDFSYLIGFGVQLLMYVSAVVYPMALVKEKMPEYAWLVQYNPLANIIETTRYMLLNVGYLSFWGLGYTFLATVLIFLVSVLIFNRTEKSFIDTV; translated from the coding sequence ATGAACCATTTAGAACAAAAAAATACCACTTGGTTGTTTGAAATAACACCAAAAAATAAATTCTTCTCGCTGAATCTTAATGAGGTTTGGCAGTATAGGGATTTGTTGCTTCTTTTTGTAAAAAGAGATATTGTAACGGTTTACAAACAAACGGTTTTAGGCCCGCTTTGGTATTTGATACAACCGCTGTTTACCTCTATTACATTTACTATTATTTTTAATAATTTAGCCGGTATAAATACAGGAACCGTACCTCCATTTTTGTTCAATTTGGCAGGAATCACGGTTTGGAATTATTTCACTGCCTGTCTTACGGGAACTTCTAATACTTTTGGTGCCAATGCAGGAATTTTTGGAAAAGTATATTTCCCCCGCATTATTGTTCCCATTTCAATTGTGATTTCTAACTTGTTGAAATTTGGAATCCAATTTGGCATTTTCATCGCTTTTTATTTATTCTACTATTTTCAAGGAGCAGCAATAAGCTTAAACGGCCTGGTTGTTTTTTTTCCATTGCTAATTCTAGTAATGGGGATTTTAGGACTGGGATTAGGAATGTTTATTTCTTCTTTGGTAACCAAATACAGAGATTTTAGCTACTTAATTGGCTTTGGCGTGCAATTGCTGATGTATGTTTCGGCAGTCGTTTATCCTATGGCATTGGTTAAGGAAAAAATGCCCGAATATGCCTGGTTGGTGCAATACAATCCGCTCGCTAATATTATAGAAACTACCCGTTATATGTTATTAAATGTAGGATACCTCTCTTTTTGGGGATTAGGATATACATTTCTGGCGACAGTTTTGATTTTCTTAGTTAGCGTTTTGATTTTTAATAGAACCGAGAAGAGTTTTATAGATACTGTGTAA
- a CDS encoding ABC transporter ATP-binding protein — MKDIILKAENISKQYRLGQVGTGTLSHDLNRWWHQVRGKENPYLKIGDTNDRSTKGESDYVWALQDINFEVERGEVLGIIGKNGAGKSTLLKILSRVTAPTTGNIKFGGRVASLLEVGTGFNGEMTGRENIYLNGAILGMTKKEIASKIDEIIDFSGCERYIDTPVKRYSSGMTVRLAFAVAAFLEPEILIIDEVLAVGDAEFQKKAIGKMQDISKGEGRTVLFVSHNMAAVKSLCTRGIVLENGKVIFEGGIDQTISKYLQAEKVNIKLKDIKIRTGNKKVLFENVKVFGAEESVTPITGGEMTILFEIENGEMLDSKNIRFDMRIEDNFGQRLAWVSSSLKEIENINNTNQIRLTFLKNPFDKGVYFATIYLGVNNEDADLIENAFSFEVEEGDYFLPGKKIPQGQSKLFVNFEVEYL, encoded by the coding sequence ATGAAAGATATTATATTAAAAGCCGAAAACATCTCCAAGCAATACCGCCTCGGTCAGGTAGGAACAGGTACGCTTAGTCATGATTTGAACCGTTGGTGGCATCAGGTTCGTGGAAAGGAAAATCCCTATTTAAAAATAGGCGACACTAATGATCGAAGCACTAAGGGCGAAAGCGATTATGTTTGGGCTTTGCAGGATATCAATTTTGAAGTGGAGCGCGGCGAAGTACTTGGTATTATTGGTAAAAACGGTGCAGGAAAATCGACTTTGTTAAAAATTTTATCAAGAGTGACGGCTCCTACTACGGGAAACATTAAGTTTGGCGGTCGAGTGGCTTCGTTACTGGAAGTGGGAACTGGTTTTAATGGCGAAATGACAGGAAGAGAAAACATATACCTAAATGGTGCTATTCTTGGGATGACCAAAAAAGAAATTGCCTCTAAGATTGATGAAATTATCGATTTCTCGGGTTGTGAGCGCTATATTGACACTCCTGTAAAACGCTACAGTTCGGGAATGACCGTACGACTGGCTTTTGCCGTAGCGGCGTTCCTAGAACCTGAAATTCTTATCATTGATGAGGTTTTGGCCGTGGGTGATGCCGAATTCCAAAAAAAAGCCATTGGCAAAATGCAGGATATTTCTAAAGGTGAAGGTAGAACGGTGCTGTTTGTGAGTCATAATATGGCGGCGGTGAAGAGTTTGTGTACGAGAGGGATTGTTTTGGAGAATGGAAAAGTGATTTTTGAGGGCGGGATTGATCAGACAATTAGTAAATATCTTCAAGCAGAAAAAGTCAATATAAAATTGAAAGATATAAAAATAAGAACCGGAAACAAAAAAGTCCTTTTTGAAAATGTTAAGGTATTTGGCGCTGAAGAAAGTGTAACTCCAATAACAGGAGGTGAAATGACAATTCTATTTGAAATCGAAAATGGAGAAATGTTAGATTCAAAAAATATTCGTTTTGATATGAGAATTGAAGATAATTTTGGTCAAAGATTAGCATGGGTGAGTTCAAGTTTAAAAGAAATTGAAAATATTAATAATACAAATCAAATAAGGCTCACTTTTTTAAAAAACCCGTTTGATAAAGGTGTTTATTTCGCTACAATATATTTAGGAGTGAATAATGAAGATGCTGATCTAATAGAAAATGCTTTTTCATTTGAAGTTGAAGAGGGAGATTATTTTTTACCTGGAAAAAAAATACCGCAAGGGCAAAGCAAGCTTTTTGTTAATTTTGAAGTTGAATATTTATAA
- a CDS encoding FkbM family methyltransferase — MRKYLYSLIHKLGYKIENKNKIKQNQRDSLNKFNVKENFDLLFSARKFVLALDEAYDNLSIVNHKEGFLVSILNMSIYVESPEEFFILSEVFIENDYNFKSESKAIIIDIGANIGISSLFFSRLAYVEKIYAFEPVKDTFDQAKYNFQINEKIHKVELIKNVGLGDIARKEIFIYDKFIKGNTGVRGLLSPSYSNNKNISEIEVEICDASLEISKILNENDNKKIIVKMDCEGAEYEIFKNLVESGTINQIDIFMLEWHDKGSQVIEEILSKSGFDFFSRNLSPISGIIYAFKKV, encoded by the coding sequence ATGAGAAAATACTTATACAGTCTAATACATAAATTAGGTTACAAAATTGAAAACAAGAATAAAATCAAACAAAACCAAAGAGATTCTTTAAATAAATTTAATGTTAAAGAAAATTTTGATTTATTGTTTAGCGCGAGAAAGTTTGTTTTAGCATTAGACGAAGCTTATGATAATTTATCTATAGTAAATCACAAGGAAGGCTTTTTAGTTAGTATTTTAAATATGTCTATTTATGTGGAAAGCCCAGAGGAATTTTTTATTTTGAGTGAGGTTTTTATCGAAAATGATTATAATTTCAAAAGTGAATCTAAAGCTATAATAATTGATATTGGTGCGAATATTGGTATTTCTTCGCTTTTTTTTTCAAGACTAGCTTATGTTGAGAAAATTTATGCATTTGAGCCTGTCAAAGATACTTTTGATCAGGCAAAATATAACTTCCAAATTAATGAAAAAATTCATAAGGTCGAATTGATTAAAAATGTTGGTTTAGGTGATATAGCTAGAAAAGAGATATTTATTTATGATAAATTTATAAAGGGCAATACTGGTGTTCGAGGTTTACTAAGTCCGAGCTATTCAAATAATAAAAATATTTCTGAAATAGAGGTTGAGATTTGTGATGCTTCTCTTGAAATTTCTAAAATTTTAAATGAGAATGATAATAAAAAAATCATTGTAAAAATGGATTGCGAAGGGGCTGAATATGAAATATTTAAGAACTTGGTTGAATCAGGAACAATTAATCAAATAGATATTTTTATGCTTGAATGGCATGATAAGGGCTCTCAAGTCATTGAAGAAATTTTATCAAAGTCAGGATTTGATTTCTTTTCTAGAAATTTATCTCCTATTTCAGGAATTATTTATGCCTTTAAAAAGGTATGA
- a CDS encoding glycosyltransferase family 2 protein: MNSLVSIIIPTYNRAHLIKETIESVCLQTYCNWECIIVDDGSTDETLNVIKEYEVKNKKIKIYSRPTTKKKGANSCRNYGVENCLGDYLLFLDSDDILKEDCLETRLGVFEKFPSLDFAVFSMGLIKNNRFENYKYPDLTDASREKLIGLFITGPLPWNMTRPLWKKNFFLTQTGFNEELDMFDDDEFNLRVVYDFNVKFKFIESTDCFYRIYEENSLKYKDEVFIEKLFKSHLELLKTLNQLFNSNEKIKFKKELQQNFLGIMNGFLLDTRLSKREYKLNILFFYRNFRSSLPFNFFLGLKYFALQYPLEKKGSYRINKFLDSKINYFIEKC; the protein is encoded by the coding sequence ATGAATTCATTAGTCTCCATAATAATTCCAACGTATAATAGAGCTCATTTGATAAAAGAAACAATTGAAAGTGTTTGCTTGCAAACTTATTGCAATTGGGAATGTATTATTGTGGACGATGGTTCAACTGATGAAACTTTAAATGTTATTAAGGAATATGAAGTAAAAAATAAAAAAATTAAAATTTATTCTCGTCCTACGACCAAAAAAAAAGGAGCAAATAGTTGTAGAAATTATGGTGTTGAAAATTGTCTTGGGGATTATCTTTTGTTCCTTGATTCGGATGATATTTTAAAGGAGGATTGTTTAGAAACTAGATTAGGAGTTTTTGAAAAATTTCCATCTTTGGACTTTGCTGTTTTTTCGATGGGGTTAATCAAAAACAATAGGTTCGAAAATTATAAATATCCTGATTTGACTGATGCTAGTAGAGAAAAATTGATTGGTCTATTCATAACGGGGCCATTGCCATGGAATATGACAAGACCTTTATGGAAAAAAAACTTTTTTTTAACGCAAACTGGATTTAATGAGGAATTAGATATGTTTGATGATGATGAGTTTAATTTGAGAGTGGTGTATGATTTTAATGTTAAATTCAAATTTATAGAAAGTACCGATTGTTTTTATAGAATATATGAAGAAAACTCTTTGAAATATAAAGATGAAGTATTTATTGAAAAGTTATTCAAAAGCCATTTAGAATTATTAAAGACACTTAATCAATTATTTAATTCTAATGAAAAGATAAAATTTAAAAAAGAATTACAGCAAAATTTTCTTGGAATAATGAATGGTTTTTTACTTGACACTCGTTTAAGTAAAAGAGAATATAAATTGAATATTTTATTTTTTTATAGAAATTTCAGATCGTCATTACCGTTTAATTTTTTTTTGGGACTAAAATATTTTGCTCTTCAATATCCTTTAGAAAAGAAAGGAAGTTATAGAATAAATAAATTCTTAGATTCAAAAATTAATTATTTTATTGAAAAATGTTAA
- a CDS encoding glycosyltransferase family 2 protein, giving the protein MLISIIIPTYNRAHLIGETLDSILTQTHSNWECIVVDDSSTDATAEVMREYVKKDNRFQYHQRPDNKKKGPNSCRNYGFEMSNGEYIKWFDSDDVMLPYLLEKQVLSFAKNVEMSVCKLSYFDFEKRISIRENIIFSKNLIEDYLIGNVTFYISGPLWQRIFLKKQKQLFDESLTNLDDWDFNLRMFYQKPNITYSNEVLILYRVQADSLSQEINKLTFNEIQSEFEARRKHLKLLKINRLASPSILQNYIKDRYKFILREAMIIKDKKKYYYLKMLVILQLKMFDFRGFFKTIYGFTVFSLFNKGYKLLK; this is encoded by the coding sequence ATGTTAATCTCCATAATAATACCAACATACAACAGAGCTCATTTAATAGGTGAAACGCTCGATAGTATTCTTACGCAAACGCACTCTAATTGGGAATGTATTGTGGTAGATGACAGTAGTACAGATGCTACTGCTGAAGTCATGAGGGAGTATGTTAAAAAAGACAATCGTTTTCAATACCACCAAAGACCTGATAATAAAAAAAAAGGCCCCAACTCCTGTAGAAATTATGGTTTTGAAATGAGTAATGGTGAATATATTAAATGGTTTGATAGCGATGATGTAATGCTACCTTATTTATTAGAGAAGCAAGTTTTGTCTTTTGCAAAAAATGTAGAAATGAGTGTTTGCAAACTGAGTTATTTTGATTTTGAAAAAAGGATTTCAATTAGAGAAAACATAATTTTTTCAAAAAATTTAATTGAAGATTACTTAATTGGAAATGTAACATTTTATATTTCGGGACCACTATGGCAACGAATTTTTTTAAAAAAACAAAAGCAATTGTTTGACGAAAGTCTAACGAACTTGGACGATTGGGATTTTAACCTTAGAATGTTTTATCAAAAACCTAATATAACATACAGTAATGAGGTTTTGATTTTATATAGAGTACAAGCTGATTCTCTTTCTCAGGAAATTAATAAACTTACTTTTAACGAGATACAATCAGAGTTTGAGGCGAGAAGAAAACATTTGAAATTATTGAAGATTAATAGGCTTGCAAGTCCAAGTATTTTACAAAATTATATTAAAGATAGATATAAGTTTATTTTGAGAGAAGCAATGATTATAAAAGATAAAAAAAAATATTATTACTTGAAAATGCTTGTAATCTTACAATTAAAAATGTTCGATTTCAGAGGTTTTTTTAAAACTATATATGGCTTTACAGTTTTTAGTCTTTTTAATAAAGGGTATAAATTATTAAAATAA
- a CDS encoding glycosyltransferase: protein MKILFISMPSVHVIRWIENLKDSSFELYWFDVLGRGRLETLDSVCQFPDWKKRKIATVKGEYFLSKKAPRIYKKIVPFLEVTANEALEKIIIEIQPDVVHSFEMQSCSYPILKTMQKYPHIPWLYSCWGNDLYYYQQFSTHLKKIKQVLQRVDFLHTDCNRDFTLAKKIGFLGKHVGVIPGGTGYKLAELEKCKLPVEERKIILVKGYENEFGRGLNIIKALQQLKLDYEIIVFGSHINVINYIIANQLDFKFFDRHGLSHQELMGLMGKSLLYIGNSISDGIPNTLLEALIMGAFPIQSNPGGATAEIVENGVNGFLIENPESIMDVQNIILKFLLSPQLAENAVKINSKLAQDRLDYKTNRVKVISIYNLINETRF from the coding sequence ATGAAAATTCTTTTTATTTCCATGCCTTCCGTTCATGTAATCCGTTGGATAGAAAATCTAAAAGATAGTTCATTTGAATTATATTGGTTTGATGTTTTAGGAAGAGGTCGATTAGAAACTTTAGATTCTGTTTGTCAATTTCCGGATTGGAAAAAACGAAAAATAGCTACTGTAAAAGGGGAATATTTTTTAAGTAAGAAAGCACCTCGTATTTATAAAAAAATAGTTCCGTTTCTGGAAGTCACTGCCAATGAAGCGCTAGAAAAAATCATTATAGAAATTCAACCTGATGTTGTTCATAGTTTTGAAATGCAAAGTTGTTCGTACCCTATTTTAAAAACAATGCAAAAATACCCACACATTCCATGGCTCTATTCGTGTTGGGGTAATGATTTGTATTATTATCAGCAATTTTCAACACACTTAAAAAAAATAAAACAAGTTTTACAACGAGTAGATTTTTTGCACACGGATTGCAATAGGGATTTTACTTTAGCCAAAAAAATAGGTTTTCTTGGGAAACATGTTGGTGTGATTCCTGGAGGTACGGGATATAAACTAGCGGAATTAGAAAAATGTAAACTGCCCGTTGAGGAAAGAAAAATTATCTTGGTCAAAGGTTATGAAAATGAGTTTGGAAGAGGGCTAAACATTATAAAAGCTTTACAACAATTAAAGTTAGATTATGAAATTATAGTTTTTGGCTCGCACATAAATGTAATTAATTACATAATAGCTAATCAACTTGACTTTAAATTTTTTGACAGGCATGGGCTTTCTCATCAAGAATTAATGGGGTTAATGGGTAAATCATTACTATATATCGGTAATAGTATTTCAGATGGAATACCCAATACCTTACTTGAAGCACTTATAATGGGTGCATTTCCGATACAATCAAATCCTGGGGGAGCTACTGCCGAAATAGTCGAAAATGGGGTGAATGGTTTTTTGATTGAAAATCCGGAATCGATTATGGATGTCCAGAATATTATTTTGAAATTTCTATTATCACCCCAGCTTGCAGAAAATGCTGTCAAAATAAACAGTAAATTAGCTCAAGACAGATTAGATTATAAGACCAATAGAGTAAAAGTAATTTCAATTTATAATTTGATTAATGAGACTAGGTTTTAA